In Acidobacteriota bacterium, one genomic interval encodes:
- a CDS encoding FtsX-like permease family protein: MKSALPVFEILRTASQALLRNWGRAVLTSLSMVVGTASLVLVVIAGISGRAYTLEQIQGVGTNLISINNESAPTADRLNPGDVEAIRSEVPGVGSVAPLVTSFPTLTLDGVSRRVTLIGTTPEYREVRNLRLLEGTFIDDDDMRLRSKVCVITEPFHRRLARDPFYDGSITLHGIRFAVVGIFGERANTFGQTEVSEYSAVMPLPVVRYFKPDDTIDSIYVSAENMGVVPEVTEEIERLLIARHRDQDFYSVINLASILEAAGKISLGLTLVLLVIAAISLVASGISIMNIMLITVTERTREIGIKKAIGAHRKVLLTEFLVEALILSSGGGLVGILLGVAAPFSVRFFAPDIRIQIPALAVVFGFAVTLLVGLTFGMLPALRASRMNPVEALRYE; encoded by the coding sequence ATGAAGTCCGCGCTGCCTGTCTTCGAGATCCTCCGCACCGCGAGCCAGGCGCTCCTGCGCAACTGGGGGCGCGCGGTGCTGACGTCCCTCAGCATGGTCGTGGGCACCGCCTCGCTCGTGCTGGTCGTCATCGCCGGGATCAGCGGCCGGGCCTACACCCTGGAGCAGATCCAGGGAGTGGGGACGAACCTGATCTCCATCAACAACGAGTCGGCCCCCACCGCCGACCGCCTCAACCCGGGGGACGTCGAGGCGATCCGCAGCGAGGTCCCCGGGGTCGGGAGCGTGGCCCCCCTCGTCACCAGTTTCCCCACCCTGACGCTCGACGGGGTGTCGCGCCGTGTCACCCTGATCGGGACGACGCCCGAGTATCGCGAGGTGCGCAACCTGCGCCTGCTCGAGGGGACCTTCATCGACGACGACGACATGCGGCTGCGGAGCAAGGTGTGCGTGATCACCGAACCGTTCCACCGGCGCCTGGCGCGCGACCCCTTCTACGACGGCTCGATCACCCTGCACGGCATCCGCTTCGCCGTCGTCGGCATCTTCGGCGAAAGGGCCAACACCTTCGGGCAGACGGAGGTGAGCGAATACAGCGCCGTCATGCCGCTCCCCGTCGTCCGCTATTTCAAGCCGGACGACACGATCGACAGCATCTACGTCTCCGCCGAAAACATGGGGGTGGTCCCCGAAGTCACGGAGGAGATCGAGCGGCTGCTGATCGCCCGGCACCGCGACCAGGATTTCTACAGCGTCATCAACCTCGCCAGCATCCTGGAGGCCGCGGGGAAGATCAGCCTCGGCCTGACCCTGGTCCTCCTGGTGATCGCGGCCATCTCGCTGGTCGCGAGCGGCATCAGCATCATGAACATCATGCTCATCACCGTGACCGAGCGCACGCGCGAGATCGGGATCAAGAAGGCGATCGGCGCCCACCGCAAGGTACTGCTGACCGAGTTCCTGGTCGAGGCCCTGATCCTCAGCAGCGGCGGGGGCCTGGTGGGGATCCTCCTCGGGGTGGCCGCCCCCTTTTCCGTCCGCTTTTTCGCCCCCGACATCCGGATCCAGATCCCCGCCCTGGCCGTCGTCTTCGGTTTCGCCGTCACGCTGCTGGTGGGCCTGACCTTCGGCATGCTCCCCGCGCTGCGGGCCTCGCGCATGAACCCGGTGGAAGCGCTGCGCTATGAATAA
- a CDS encoding HlyD family efflux transporter periplasmic adaptor subunit — MPMRKILIPAAVVVLVGAVVAMLLLDRNSDAPQYQTARAARHDLRLVVNTNGIIEPVDRSEVYAPVDGVVAGIPVTEGARIARGQTLVELESAETRTALADARTALLEARRQAERVETGPPAEEITVVEASIAEAALALERTQKDLAVEEGLLARGAVTRASVEALARERDRLRLRIEGLERQRRDLAHRYSAQEKEWERAKVQELARQVEYLERQIGMESVRAPREGVLFALEVKPGAHVARGQLLARINQPGRVRLRAYVDEPDLGRIAEGQPARIEWDGLAGRHWNGAVEKPAEQVVDLDNRTVGYVLCSIEGEPKELIPNLNVKVEITTERKPGALTVPRSAVFSLDGKRAVLVLEGPKAVVRTVLPGLVTAEEIEILEGVREGEVVVTNPLDLNPGRPAS; from the coding sequence ATGCCGATGCGTAAAATCCTCATCCCGGCCGCCGTCGTGGTCCTCGTCGGCGCCGTCGTCGCGATGCTGCTCCTCGACCGGAACTCGGACGCCCCGCAGTACCAGACCGCCCGCGCGGCGCGCCACGATCTCCGGCTGGTGGTCAACACCAACGGCATCATCGAACCGGTGGACCGCAGCGAAGTCTATGCCCCCGTCGACGGGGTGGTGGCCGGGATCCCCGTGACGGAAGGGGCGCGGATCGCCCGCGGGCAGACGCTGGTCGAGCTGGAATCGGCCGAGACCCGCACGGCCCTCGCCGACGCCCGGACCGCGCTGCTGGAGGCGAGGCGGCAGGCCGAGCGGGTCGAAACCGGGCCGCCGGCGGAGGAGATCACGGTCGTCGAGGCCTCGATCGCGGAAGCCGCCCTCGCCCTCGAGCGCACCCAAAAGGATCTCGCCGTGGAGGAGGGCCTGCTGGCCAGGGGGGCCGTGACGCGGGCCTCGGTGGAGGCGCTTGCCAGGGAGAGGGACCGGCTCAGGCTGCGGATCGAGGGACTCGAGCGGCAGAGGCGGGACCTGGCCCATCGTTATTCGGCCCAGGAGAAGGAGTGGGAGCGGGCGAAGGTGCAGGAACTGGCCCGGCAGGTCGAATACCTGGAGCGGCAGATCGGGATGGAGTCGGTGCGGGCGCCGAGGGAGGGAGTGCTTTTCGCCCTCGAGGTCAAGCCGGGCGCCCATGTCGCCAGGGGCCAGCTCCTGGCCCGGATCAACCAGCCGGGCCGGGTGCGGCTCCGGGCCTACGTGGACGAGCCCGACCTCGGCAGGATCGCCGAGGGACAGCCGGCGCGGATCGAGTGGGACGGGCTGGCGGGCCGGCACTGGAACGGAGCGGTCGAAAAACCGGCCGAACAGGTGGTGGACCTCGACAACCGCACGGTCGGCTACGTCCTCTGCTCCATCGAGGGGGAGCCGAAGGAACTGATCCCCAACCTCAACGTGAAGGTCGAGATCACCACCGAACGGAAGCCGGGCGCGCTCACCGTCCCCCGCAGCGCCGTCTTCAGCCTGGACGGGAAGCGCGCGGTCCTGGTCCTGGAGGGGCCGAAGGCGGTCGTGCGCACGGTCCTCCCGGGCCTCGTCACCGCCGAGGAAATTGAAATTCTGGAGGGGGTCCGGGAGGGGGAGGTCGTGGTGACCAATCCGCTCGACCTGAATCCCGGCCGGCCGGCATCCTGA
- a CDS encoding TIGR03790 family protein — MIVRILILLVLCVPPLCAQTADNVLVVMNQASRDSIQTGLYYAEKRGIPKSNVIAVRTTEGETVSREDFDRQIAAPIGTYLTRQGAQDRILYIVLARGIPLRIEGSGGPTGTAAGVDSELALLYRRLTGEQVRSEGPVPNPYFLGDAPLEEAKQFRHAEHDIYLVSRLDGYNLEETRGLIDRGAAPSREGKILLDAKGTPDQKGDVWLKAAADRLAALGMGDRVVLEETAEALTATGRALGYYSWGSNDPAVRRRRLDFDFAPGALAGTFAGADGRTFAESDRPWSLAEAEGPPTLAADFIRGGVTGVGAHVAEPFLEGTVRPDILFPAYVSGFNLVESFYLATPYLGWQTVIVGDPLSAPFRTGSLAAAEIDRGLDPQTELPADFGPRRLKTLSARAYSSQGIHPETTRLTILADARMQRQDRAGAIQALEEAVARDERLAAPRLLLAGLYETAGEHDKAIALYRRLLELAPDNAVVLNNLAFALAVRKNDLEEALPMAEKAYALSKQNPSVADTLGWIHHLMGQNDRAVELLEEAVRGQSRNAELHLHFAIVSAETGDTLAAEVALQRALEIDPKLEQREEVRKLRLKLQPAP, encoded by the coding sequence ATGATAGTTCGAATCCTGATTCTGCTCGTGTTATGCGTCCCTCCCCTGTGCGCGCAGACGGCCGACAACGTGCTCGTGGTCATGAACCAGGCCAGCCGCGATTCGATCCAGACGGGGCTCTATTACGCCGAAAAGCGCGGCATCCCCAAATCGAACGTGATCGCGGTCCGGACCACGGAAGGGGAGACCGTTTCGCGCGAGGATTTCGACCGCCAGATCGCCGCCCCCATAGGCACCTACCTGACACGGCAGGGGGCCCAGGACCGGATCCTGTACATCGTGCTGGCCCGGGGAATCCCCCTGCGGATCGAGGGGAGCGGGGGACCGACGGGAACCGCGGCGGGGGTAGACTCCGAACTGGCCCTCCTTTACCGCCGTTTGACGGGCGAGCAGGTCCGCTCGGAGGGGCCGGTGCCGAACCCCTACTTTCTGGGCGACGCCCCCCTGGAGGAGGCGAAACAGTTCCGGCACGCCGAACACGACATCTACCTGGTCAGCCGGCTCGACGGCTACAACCTGGAGGAGACCAGGGGATTGATCGACCGGGGGGCGGCCCCCTCCCGTGAGGGGAAGATCCTGCTCGACGCGAAGGGGACGCCCGATCAGAAGGGGGACGTCTGGCTCAAGGCGGCGGCCGACCGGCTGGCCGCCCTGGGGATGGGGGACCGGGTGGTGCTCGAGGAAACCGCCGAGGCGCTGACCGCCACCGGAAGGGCGCTGGGGTACTACTCCTGGGGCTCCAACGACCCCGCGGTGCGCCGGCGCCGGCTCGACTTCGACTTCGCCCCGGGCGCCCTGGCGGGCACCTTCGCGGGGGCCGACGGCCGTACCTTCGCCGAATCGGACCGGCCGTGGAGCCTGGCCGAAGCGGAGGGGCCGCCCACCCTGGCGGCCGATTTCATCCGCGGCGGCGTCACCGGCGTGGGCGCCCACGTCGCCGAACCCTTCCTCGAGGGGACGGTCCGGCCCGACATCCTCTTTCCGGCGTACGTCTCCGGCTTCAACCTGGTGGAATCGTTCTACCTGGCCACCCCTTACCTGGGCTGGCAGACCGTCATCGTGGGGGACCCGCTCTCGGCCCCATTCCGCACCGGCAGCCTCGCCGCCGCGGAGATCGACCGGGGACTCGACCCGCAGACCGAACTGCCGGCCGACTTCGGCCCCCGGCGCCTCAAGACCCTCTCCGCCCGGGCCTACTCGAGCCAGGGGATCCACCCGGAAACCACCCGGCTGACGATCCTGGCCGACGCGCGCATGCAGCGCCAGGACCGGGCCGGGGCCATCCAGGCGCTCGAGGAGGCCGTCGCGAGGGACGAGCGCCTGGCGGCGCCCCGCCTCCTCCTGGCGGGCCTTTACGAAACGGCCGGGGAGCACGACAAGGCCATCGCCCTCTACCGCCGGCTGCTCGAACTCGCCCCGGACAACGCCGTGGTCCTGAACAACCTGGCCTTCGCCCTGGCCGTGCGGAAGAACGACCTCGAGGAGGCGCTCCCGATGGCGGAAAAGGCCTACGCCCTGTCGAAGCAGAACCCGAGCGTGGCCGACACCCTGGGCTGGATCCACCACCTGATGGGGCAAAACGACCGGGCGGTCGAGCTGCTCGAAGAGGCGGTCCGGGGGCAGTCGCGCAATGCCGAACTCCACCTGCACTTCGCCATCGTCAGCGCCGAAACCGGTGACACGCTCGCGGCCGAGGTCGCCCTCCAGCGCGCGCTCGAGATCGACCCCAAGCTGGAGCAGCGGGAGGAGGTCCGGAAGCTCCGGCTGAAACTCCAGCCGGCGCCCTAG
- a CDS encoding AAA family ATPase, which produces MYEKFYGLREPAFNLTPDPSFLFLNQRSKGAIEQILYSIERREGFAVVVGDIGTGKTTLCWALLERLARRDIRTALIQNPMLSEIEILKSILQDLGVRPEEPGEQPGDPLERIFDTEWMRGMTKKQLLDRLNMFLARRAEEDIFTVLIIDEAQNMSLGLLEQMRLLSNLETAKKKLLQIIFVGQLELDRKLKSPTLRQLNQRISVRFETKPLSREDTERYIRRRIAVAGGAPRLRFGTGAFRSIWRHSGGYPRLINLITDRALLGGYQERAGTITPRLVRRAARSLRGEENSAGFRSGWFRRLVPYAVSAIVLIAVVFFMVYRGLAQ; this is translated from the coding sequence ATGTACGAGAAATTCTACGGCCTCAGGGAACCGGCCTTCAACCTGACCCCCGACCCCTCCTTCCTCTTCCTGAACCAGCGGAGCAAGGGGGCGATCGAGCAGATCCTTTACAGCATCGAACGCCGGGAGGGGTTTGCGGTGGTGGTCGGCGACATCGGCACCGGCAAGACCACCCTCTGCTGGGCCCTGCTCGAGAGGCTCGCGCGCAGGGACATCCGCACCGCCCTGATCCAGAACCCGATGCTGTCGGAGATCGAGATCCTGAAGTCGATCCTGCAGGACCTGGGGGTGCGCCCGGAAGAGCCCGGGGAGCAACCCGGCGACCCCCTCGAGCGGATCTTCGACACCGAGTGGATGCGGGGGATGACCAAGAAGCAGCTGCTCGACCGGCTCAACATGTTCCTGGCCCGGCGCGCGGAGGAGGACATCTTCACCGTCCTCATCATCGACGAGGCGCAGAACATGTCGCTCGGCCTGCTCGAGCAGATGCGGCTTTTGTCGAACCTCGAGACGGCGAAGAAGAAACTGCTGCAGATCATCTTCGTGGGGCAGCTGGAACTGGACCGGAAACTGAAGTCCCCCACGCTGCGGCAGCTCAACCAGAGGATCTCCGTCCGGTTCGAGACCAAGCCGCTTTCGCGGGAGGATACCGAGCGCTACATCCGGCGGCGGATCGCGGTGGCCGGCGGCGCTCCCCGCCTCCGCTTCGGCACCGGCGCTTTCCGCTCCATCTGGCGCCACTCCGGCGGCTACCCGCGCCTGATCAACCTCATCACCGACCGGGCGCTGCTGGGGGGGTACCAGGAGCGGGCGGGCACGATCACGCCGCGCCTGGTGCGCCGCGCCGCCCGGAGCCTGCGGGGGGAGGAAAATTCGGCCGGTTTCAGATCGGGGTGGTTCCGCCGCCTGGTCCCCTATGCCGTCTCGGCCATCGTCCTGATCGCGGTGGTCTTCTTCATGGTCTACAGGGGCCTGGCGCAGTAG
- the wecB gene encoding UDP-N-acetylglucosamine 2-epimerase (non-hydrolyzing), protein MKILHVVGARPNFMKVAPVEAALARRGGVRQTIVHTGQHYDAAMSDVFFRQLGIPAPDFNLEVGSGSHAGQTAEIMVRIERVILDVRPDLVLVYGDVNSTVAAALVCAKLLVPVGHVEAGLRSFDRTMPEEVNRVLTDRVADLLFTPSADGNENLVREGVAPERIHLVGNVMIDTLVRLLPQAVPPPHADKSYALATLHRPSNVDDPEGLGAIIGALNRIAAEIDIVFPVHPRTRRMLGQIGGLELSGRLRLADPAGYLEFLGLQRHAAFIITDSGGIQEESTYLGVPCLTVRENTERPVTVTVGSNILVGRDMERLEAEARKILAGEAKSGSVPPLWDGKAGERIAEVVSGGAR, encoded by the coding sequence ATGAAGATACTTCACGTCGTCGGCGCGCGCCCCAATTTCATGAAGGTGGCGCCGGTCGAGGCGGCCCTGGCCCGCCGCGGCGGGGTCCGTCAGACGATCGTACACACGGGGCAGCACTACGACGCCGCCATGAGCGACGTCTTCTTCCGCCAGCTGGGGATCCCGGCCCCCGATTTCAACCTCGAGGTCGGCTCGGGGAGCCACGCCGGGCAGACGGCCGAAATCATGGTGCGGATCGAGCGGGTGATCCTCGACGTCCGCCCCGACCTGGTGCTCGTCTACGGGGACGTCAATTCCACCGTGGCCGCCGCCCTCGTTTGCGCCAAGCTCCTGGTCCCCGTCGGACACGTCGAGGCGGGGCTGCGCTCGTTCGACCGGACGATGCCCGAGGAGGTCAACCGCGTCCTGACCGACCGGGTGGCCGATCTCCTCTTCACCCCGTCGGCCGACGGCAACGAGAACCTGGTGCGGGAGGGGGTGGCGCCGGAGCGGATCCACCTGGTCGGCAACGTGATGATCGACACCCTGGTGCGCCTCCTGCCGCAGGCGGTCCCGCCCCCCCATGCCGACAAGAGCTACGCCCTGGCCACGCTCCACCGCCCGTCGAACGTGGACGACCCGGAGGGGCTCGGCGCCATCATCGGGGCGCTCAACCGGATCGCCGCCGAAATCGACATCGTCTTCCCCGTCCACCCCCGCACGCGCCGGATGCTGGGACAGATCGGGGGGCTCGAGCTTTCGGGCCGGCTGCGCCTGGCCGACCCGGCCGGCTACCTGGAGTTTCTGGGGCTGCAGCGGCACGCGGCCTTCATCATCACCGATTCCGGCGGCATCCAGGAAGAGAGCACCTACCTGGGAGTCCCCTGCCTGACCGTGCGCGAAAACACCGAGCGGCCCGTCACCGTGACCGTGGGGAGCAATATCCTGGTGGGGCGCGACATGGAGCGGCTCGAAGCCGAGGCGCGCAAGATCCTCGCGGGCGAGGCGAAATCGGGGTCGGTGCCCCCGCTCTGGGACGGGAAAGCGGGGGAGCGGATCGCGGAGGTGGTCTCCGGGGGGGCGCGGTAA
- a CDS encoding nucleotide sugar dehydrogenase: MKIAVVGLGYVGLPLSLQFARAGVEVLGLDVDRAKVEACNAGRSYIKHIEAADIAAVVKAGTFSASDDFSRVRESEAVIICVPTPLNKNREPDISYIVETGKAIAPHMAKGCLVVLESTTYPGTTDEDLRAVLEEGSGMKAGEDFHLAFSPEREDPGNPDSKVALIPKVVGGYTPECLKKASALYGKAIRTIVPVSSCRAAEATKLLENTFRAVNIALVNELKVVYEAMDIDIWEVIRSAKTKPFGFMPFYPGPGLGGHCIPIDPFYLTWKAREYGQNTRFIELAGEVNTSMPNYVVHRVAEALNSRRKALNGSKVLILGIAYKADVDDDRESPSYVLMDLLSRRGAELSYYDPHVPVIRPSREHSHWAGTRSIAWTPEALRAFDVVLISTQHEAVNYRDLAEHADCIVDARNAMDGIPTRPGQVWKA, translated from the coding sequence ATGAAGATAGCCGTGGTGGGATTGGGATACGTGGGGTTGCCGCTGTCGCTGCAGTTCGCCCGGGCGGGGGTCGAGGTCCTGGGCCTCGACGTGGACCGGGCCAAGGTCGAGGCGTGTAACGCGGGCAGGAGCTACATCAAGCATATCGAGGCGGCCGACATCGCCGCGGTCGTGAAGGCCGGGACCTTCAGCGCCTCGGACGATTTCAGCCGGGTGCGGGAGAGCGAGGCCGTGATCATCTGCGTGCCGACCCCCCTCAACAAGAACCGCGAGCCCGACATCAGCTACATCGTCGAAACTGGGAAGGCGATCGCCCCCCACATGGCCAAGGGGTGCCTGGTGGTGCTAGAATCGACCACCTACCCCGGGACCACCGACGAGGACCTGCGCGCGGTCCTGGAGGAAGGGTCCGGGATGAAGGCGGGGGAGGATTTCCACCTGGCCTTCTCCCCCGAGCGCGAAGACCCGGGCAACCCCGACAGCAAGGTGGCGCTGATCCCCAAGGTGGTGGGGGGCTATACCCCGGAATGCCTCAAAAAGGCCTCCGCCCTGTACGGGAAGGCGATCCGGACCATCGTCCCGGTGTCGAGCTGCCGCGCGGCGGAAGCGACCAAGCTGCTGGAAAACACCTTCCGCGCGGTCAACATCGCCCTGGTCAACGAGCTGAAGGTGGTCTACGAGGCGATGGACATCGACATCTGGGAAGTGATCCGCTCGGCCAAGACCAAGCCCTTCGGCTTCATGCCCTTCTACCCCGGGCCGGGGCTGGGAGGGCACTGCATCCCGATCGACCCCTTCTACCTGACCTGGAAGGCGCGCGAGTACGGCCAGAACACCCGCTTCATCGAGCTGGCGGGGGAGGTCAACACCTCGATGCCCAACTACGTGGTGCACCGGGTGGCCGAGGCGCTCAACTCCCGGCGCAAGGCGCTCAACGGTTCGAAGGTGCTGATCCTGGGGATCGCCTACAAGGCCGACGTGGACGACGACCGCGAGAGCCCGAGCTACGTCCTGATGGACCTGCTCTCGAGGCGCGGGGCCGAACTCAGCTACTACGACCCGCACGTCCCCGTCATCCGCCCCTCGCGCGAGCACTCGCACTGGGCCGGCACCCGCTCGATCGCCTGGACCCCCGAGGCGCTCCGCGCCTTCGACGTGGTCCTCATCTCCACCCAGCACGAGGCCGTCAACTACCGGGACCTGGCGGAGCACGCCGACTGCATCGTCGACGCCCGCAACGCCATGGACGGGATCCCCACCCGCCCCGGGCAGGTCTGGAAGGCCTAG
- a CDS encoding AbrB/MazE/SpoVT family DNA-binding domain-containing protein yields the protein MTSTVTSRGRVTIPVEARKKLRIKPGTRLRFVVREDGRLEVIPLLESLKSLKGMVPKPARRLGLEEMDEAISKGARR from the coding sequence ATGACATCCACCGTCACCTCCAGGGGGCGGGTCACCATCCCCGTAGAAGCCCGGAAAAAGCTCCGGATCAAACCGGGGACCCGGCTGCGGTTCGTGGTGAGGGAAGACGGACGGCTGGAGGTGATCCCGCTCCTGGAATCATTGAAAAGCCTGAAGGGGATGGTTCCGAAGCCTGCGCGCAGGCTCGGCCTGGAGGAGATGGACGAGGCGATTTCGAAGGGAGCGCGCCGGTGA